From a single Bryobacter aggregatus MPL3 genomic region:
- the glgP gene encoding alpha-glucan family phosphorylase translates to MRRLPEIATNVLWSWDHQLRALFRRLDPVLWRECHNPVLMLSRLKPELLQRASNDARYLAVYQRACERFDAYMLAPPSYNDGRLIAYFSMEYGLAECMPIYSGGLGVLSGDHMKSSSDENYPLVGVGLLYQKGYFQQSLNSDGWQQERTPINDFYQLPVLPVFQADGSELLVTVKLPAGPVWIKVWQMMVGRVKLYLMDTNIPQNEATGYRDITDQLYGGDAIMRIRQEIVLGIGGLRALKALGLKPNVFHMNEGHSAFMPLERIRLLIEEEKLSFAEAFEATRASNIFTTHTSVPAGIDLFDGGLVFEYLSAYCDEAKIPIDQLFALGRMHPGDSSERYSMAILAMKASAYRNAVSILHGDVSKEMWADLWPGLPVSEVPITSVTNGIHLPTMLYGELAMLYDQYLQPDWRECYTDPRIWNDVKDIPSRELWEVHRKQKRQMVQFVRDRSVRAAERRNASAPELRRLEQVLDPDAFTIGFARRFATYKRATLIFRDVARLKKLLNSKDRPVQIIIAGKAHPKDHPGKTLIREIVQLSRDPELSQHLVFVEDYSLQVAREMVQGVDLWLNNPRRGEEACGTSGMKAAINGVPNLSILDGWWDEAYEPGLGFALGDRDIYEPGQDEFHASGIYSILENEILPMYFQRGDDGLPAEWLERVRSCIQKISPQFNAQRMIQEYMHRLYEPAYHASLEFSKNQYAGARSRAHWASKVQAAWDRLRFVDQGPRPKNLMTSGQPIPFRVVVDLAGLEASDVRVEALVGAIRPDGTLEESEVVLLKPAGDNQGLSVFEASYLPRLTGRLGYALRISPNYFIDPLTRPCGDLIRWA, encoded by the coding sequence TTGCGTCGCCTCCCGGAAATTGCCACAAATGTGCTTTGGAGTTGGGATCACCAACTGCGAGCCTTATTTCGCCGCCTGGATCCGGTCCTTTGGCGCGAGTGCCACAATCCTGTGCTGATGCTCAGCCGGCTGAAACCCGAACTGCTCCAACGCGCTTCAAATGATGCCCGTTACCTGGCTGTTTATCAGCGGGCTTGTGAGCGATTTGATGCCTATATGCTCGCGCCACCAAGCTATAACGATGGCCGCTTGATCGCCTATTTCTCAATGGAGTATGGGTTGGCGGAGTGCATGCCCATTTATTCGGGTGGGCTTGGGGTCTTAAGTGGCGATCATATGAAGTCGTCCAGCGATGAGAATTACCCTCTTGTTGGCGTCGGGCTTCTTTATCAGAAGGGGTATTTTCAGCAAAGCTTAAATTCTGATGGCTGGCAGCAGGAGCGGACGCCAATCAACGACTTCTATCAGCTTCCTGTTCTGCCCGTCTTCCAGGCAGATGGCAGCGAGTTGCTGGTGACGGTGAAGCTGCCTGCGGGTCCGGTTTGGATTAAGGTTTGGCAGATGATGGTGGGCCGCGTAAAGCTCTATCTGATGGACACCAACATCCCGCAGAACGAGGCTACGGGCTACCGTGATATTACGGACCAGCTCTATGGCGGCGATGCGATCATGCGCATTCGCCAGGAAATCGTTCTTGGGATCGGGGGCCTCCGTGCGCTCAAGGCGCTCGGGCTCAAGCCCAACGTGTTCCATATGAATGAGGGACATTCTGCATTCATGCCGCTCGAGCGGATTCGTCTCCTGATCGAGGAGGAGAAGCTGAGCTTTGCCGAGGCCTTTGAAGCCACTCGCGCCAGCAATATCTTCACAACCCACACCAGCGTTCCGGCTGGGATCGATCTGTTTGATGGCGGGCTTGTCTTTGAGTATCTGAGTGCTTACTGTGACGAAGCGAAGATTCCGATCGATCAACTCTTTGCGCTCGGCCGGATGCACCCTGGCGATTCCTCAGAGCGTTACTCCATGGCCATCCTGGCGATGAAGGCGTCTGCCTACCGCAACGCAGTTTCGATTCTGCACGGCGATGTCTCCAAGGAAATGTGGGCCGACCTTTGGCCGGGGCTCCCGGTCTCTGAGGTGCCGATCACTTCCGTTACCAATGGCATTCATCTCCCCACGATGCTGTATGGCGAACTCGCGATGCTTTACGACCAGTACCTCCAGCCGGACTGGCGCGAGTGTTACACCGACCCGCGCATCTGGAACGATGTGAAGGACATCCCCTCGCGCGAGCTTTGGGAGGTGCATCGCAAGCAGAAACGCCAAATGGTGCAGTTTGTGCGGGACCGTTCTGTGCGAGCCGCGGAGCGGCGGAATGCGAGCGCGCCGGAATTGCGCCGCCTGGAACAGGTGCTCGATCCCGATGCCTTCACCATCGGCTTTGCCCGCCGCTTTGCCACCTACAAGCGGGCCACGCTTATCTTCCGTGACGTTGCCCGGCTCAAGAAGCTGCTCAACAGCAAAGACCGCCCGGTGCAGATCATCATTGCCGGCAAGGCCCATCCCAAGGATCATCCGGGCAAGACGCTCATCCGTGAGATCGTACAGCTCTCCCGCGATCCGGAGCTTTCCCAGCATCTTGTTTTTGTCGAAGACTACAGTCTCCAGGTGGCCCGCGAAATGGTGCAGGGCGTCGATCTCTGGCTCAACAACCCCCGTCGTGGCGAGGAAGCTTGTGGCACGAGTGGGATGAAGGCTGCGATCAACGGCGTTCCGAATCTCAGCATTCTCGATGGCTGGTGGGACGAGGCCTATGAGCCCGGTCTTGGTTTTGCTCTGGGCGATCGCGATATTTATGAGCCTGGGCAGGACGAGTTCCATGCCTCTGGAATCTATTCCATCCTGGAGAACGAAATTCTGCCGATGTACTTCCAGCGTGGCGATGATGGTTTGCCTGCGGAGTGGCTGGAGCGGGTGAGGTCCTGCATCCAGAAGATCAGTCCGCAGTTCAATGCGCAACGGATGATTCAGGAATATATGCATCGTCTTTATGAGCCGGCTTATCACGCCTCTCTCGAGTTCAGCAAGAATCAATATGCCGGGGCGCGTTCCCGGGCGCATTGGGCGAGCAAGGTGCAGGCGGCCTGGGATCGATTGCGTTTTGTCGACCAGGGCCCCAGGCCCAAGAATCTGATGACCAGCGGTCAGCCGATCCCTTTCCGTGTGGTTGTGGATCTGGCTGGTCTTGAGGCTTCGGATGTTCGTGTCGAGGCACTTGTCGGCGCCATCCGTCCAGATGGTACTCTGGAAGAGTCAGAGGTCGTCTTGCTCAAGCCGGCTGGTGACAACCAAGGTCTCTCCGTATTTGAAGCAAGCTATTTGCCTCGGCTCACAGGACGTTTGGGATACGCCCTACGGATCAGTCCGAATTATTTCATCGACCCACTCACGCGGCCTTGCGGCGACCTCATCCGCTGGGCCTAA
- a CDS encoding ROK family protein: protein MNTLALDIGGTKFSLGLFAGEELVLRETRLTDRSGGPRAMLSLIAGIISDWRREHEIARCGIGFGGPVDFGQQKVTLSTHVAGWNENPLVETISEMAGAPVVMDNDANVGALGEGVYGAGKDYRPMLYMTLSTGIGGGILTEHGLYRGADWYAGELGHLTIRPGGQECLCGAYGCFERMCCGLWLERDHGKPAHELLEDPEFVEKYVVDLALGLKAAIMILNPARIVIGGGISKAGDKLFLPLRKELRSQITSWSRARIDVVPALLADDSVLFGALALAQERFSK, encoded by the coding sequence ATGAATACCCTGGCGCTCGATATCGGTGGCACCAAGTTTTCACTCGGCTTATTTGCCGGCGAGGAACTCGTGCTCCGCGAGACACGCCTCACAGACCGCAGTGGTGGCCCCCGGGCCATGTTGTCGCTGATCGCCGGCATCATCAGTGACTGGCGCAGAGAGCACGAGATTGCACGATGCGGCATTGGCTTCGGCGGTCCGGTTGATTTTGGCCAACAGAAGGTGACGCTTTCCACACACGTCGCCGGCTGGAATGAAAACCCACTCGTAGAAACCATCAGCGAGATGGCCGGCGCGCCTGTGGTCATGGACAACGACGCCAATGTCGGAGCCCTGGGGGAGGGCGTGTACGGGGCCGGCAAAGACTATCGGCCCATGCTGTACATGACCCTGTCCACCGGCATTGGCGGTGGCATCCTCACAGAGCATGGACTGTATCGCGGCGCAGACTGGTATGCAGGCGAATTAGGACATCTCACCATTCGTCCGGGCGGCCAGGAGTGCCTTTGTGGAGCCTATGGTTGCTTTGAACGCATGTGTTGCGGGCTTTGGCTCGAACGCGACCATGGGAAACCGGCCCATGAATTGTTAGAAGACCCGGAATTTGTCGAGAAGTATGTCGTTGATCTGGCGCTGGGATTGAAAGCAGCGATCATGATTCTGAATCCCGCGCGGATTGTGATTGGCGGCGGCATCAGCAAAGCTGGCGACAAACTATTTCTCCCCTTGCGAAAGGAACTCCGATCGCAGATTACAAGCTGGTCGCGGGCACGCATTGATGTCGTCCCCGCCCTACTGGCCGACGACAGTGTCCTCTTTGGCGCACTCGCGTTGGCGCAAGAAAGATTTTCAAAATGA
- a CDS encoding SIS domain-containing protein, translated as MTYTETYRTQLIDTLNGLDLGKVDTAIEILREARDNGNTIFMTGNGGSAASASHFVCDMLKGASYQKDKRFKILSLHDNMPTLTAYSNDVDYHDAALEQLKNFGSKGDVVIAISGSGNSPNVLRAVEYANSIGCKTIAFTGRDGGKLGPLAQLEIRTTEPHMGRIEDAHMIALHMMCYQFMDVKE; from the coding sequence ATGACTTATACCGAAACTTATCGCACACAATTGATCGATACATTGAATGGCCTGGATCTTGGGAAGGTGGATACCGCCATCGAGATTCTGCGCGAAGCACGTGACAACGGCAACACCATCTTCATGACAGGCAATGGCGGAAGCGCCGCGTCCGCCTCGCATTTTGTTTGCGACATGCTGAAGGGTGCCAGCTATCAGAAGGATAAGCGCTTCAAGATTCTCTCCCTGCACGACAACATGCCGACCTTGACGGCTTACTCGAACGACGTCGACTATCACGATGCGGCCCTCGAGCAGTTGAAGAACTTCGGCAGCAAGGGTGATGTGGTCATCGCAATCAGCGGCTCCGGCAATTCCCCCAATGTTTTGCGCGCTGTCGAGTATGCCAATTCCATCGGCTGCAAGACCATCGCTTTTACCGGCCGTGACGGCGGCAAGCTGGGACCGCTGGCCCAGTTGGAAATCCGCACCACCGAACCGCACATGGGACGCATTGAAGACGCACACATGATCGCGTTGCACATGATGTGCTACCAGTTCATGGACGTCAAAGAGTAG
- a CDS encoding RNA polymerase sigma factor, which translates to MSQNDLYERATADYGAALDRLARAYEADPERRRDLLQEIHLQLWRSLGSFDGRCSLRTWIYRVAHHTATSHMIRERKLRLSLISIEDLDVIADPDPQKLSAQQQLEMLSAMIRRLKAMDRQIIVCYLEGLDAASTGEITGLSPGNIAMKIHRIKNILARRFRTGGSHES; encoded by the coding sequence TTGAGCCAGAATGATCTGTACGAACGAGCCACGGCAGATTACGGAGCCGCGCTGGATCGGCTGGCCCGCGCCTATGAAGCGGATCCGGAACGGCGGCGCGACCTGCTCCAGGAAATTCATCTGCAATTGTGGCGGAGCTTGGGGAGTTTCGATGGCCGTTGTTCGCTGCGGACCTGGATCTACCGGGTAGCGCACCACACAGCCACCAGTCATATGATCCGGGAGCGGAAGCTCCGCTTGTCGCTCATCAGCATCGAAGATCTTGATGTCATTGCCGATCCTGATCCTCAAAAGCTCTCGGCACAACAGCAGCTGGAGATGCTCTCGGCCATGATCCGGCGCTTGAAGGCGATGGATCGCCAGATCATCGTGTGCTATCTCGAAGGACTGGATGCGGCCTCAACCGGAGAGATTACCGGCCTCTCCCCCGGCAACATCGCTATGAAAATTCACCGGATCAAGAACATTCTGGCGCGCCGCTTTCGCACAGGAGGAAGTCATGAATCATGA
- a CDS encoding bifunctional heptose 7-phosphate kinase/heptose 1-phosphate adenyltransferase: MSISKILGNFSKMNVLVVGDICLDRWCTYDPATREPSRETGIPRIGVISYVPTAGACGTIANNLADLGVGKVAVMGVIGEDTHGDELFRALGVRDIGVDLVIRSSEVQTFTYVKHINKETGIEDLPRVDYINTTPLPAKLDSKLVKCFESYAPMFDAVLICDQAETSSGGVITDAMQEAINRFAASHPNKIVWVDSRRRAEFFRHCYLKPNEDEARETATRLTGQENFEPLAAALQLRALVVTEGERGAKVVDAAGMRQLKTISVSNPVDICGAGDSFSAGAATALAAGATIDEAVHLGNLVASVTIMKRGTGTATQAEVLAAAATVGIS; this comes from the coding sequence ATGAGCATCTCGAAGATTCTCGGCAATTTTTCCAAAATGAATGTGCTGGTGGTGGGCGATATTTGCCTGGACCGCTGGTGTACTTATGACCCGGCGACCCGAGAGCCTTCGCGCGAGACAGGGATCCCACGCATCGGCGTAATCAGCTATGTGCCCACCGCGGGAGCCTGCGGCACCATCGCCAACAATCTTGCCGACCTTGGTGTCGGCAAGGTGGCAGTGATGGGCGTCATTGGTGAGGATACGCATGGCGATGAGCTATTTCGCGCGCTCGGCGTGAGGGACATTGGTGTGGATCTGGTGATCCGCTCCTCGGAGGTGCAGACCTTCACTTATGTCAAGCACATCAACAAGGAGACGGGTATCGAAGACCTGCCTCGAGTGGACTACATCAATACGACGCCGCTTCCGGCCAAATTGGACAGCAAACTGGTGAAGTGCTTCGAGTCCTATGCTCCGATGTTCGACGCCGTGCTGATCTGCGACCAGGCCGAGACCAGCAGCGGGGGCGTCATCACGGACGCGATGCAGGAAGCCATCAATCGCTTTGCGGCGAGCCACCCAAATAAGATTGTCTGGGTCGATTCCAGACGCCGCGCCGAATTCTTCCGCCATTGCTATCTGAAACCCAATGAGGATGAAGCGCGGGAGACGGCCACCCGGCTGACTGGGCAGGAGAACTTTGAACCACTCGCCGCCGCATTGCAATTGCGGGCGTTGGTGGTCACAGAAGGCGAGCGCGGCGCGAAGGTGGTGGATGCAGCGGGTATGCGGCAATTGAAGACAATCTCCGTCAGCAACCCGGTCGACATTTGCGGCGCAGGCGACAGTTTCTCGGCAGGCGCGGCAACGGCACTGGCCGCAGGCGCAACAATCGATGAAGCAGTCCATCTGGGCAATCTGGTGGCAAGCGTTACGATTATGAAGCGAGGAACAGGAACAGCTACGCAAGCGGAAGTGCTCGCGGCAGCAGCCACGGTTGGGATCTCATGA